The following proteins come from a genomic window of Pseudomonas cichorii:
- a CDS encoding alkaline phosphatase family protein, whose translation MRSDLPPLLLINVVGLTPGLLGEATPQINALLKNAQMTSLQPVFPAVTSTVQASILTGQPPSKHGVVGNGWYFRDQAEVRFWLQPNDLIQGEKVWHALKREHPEFRSSQLFWWFNMYADVDAAITPRPHYPADGRKMFGLYSSPASLHEVIEQQIGEFPFPGFWGPAAGIASSRWIVDCAMAEFRINRPNLQLVYLPHLDYSLQRHGPDHPSIADEVRAIDHEVGRLLAFAEQQGAKVMLLSEYGIEAVQQSVSINRVLRSEGLLHVRQSLSWELLDPGASAAFAVTDHQIAHIYVKRAQDIPKVKALLQRQPGIEQVLDKTEQQAWQLDHPRSGELVAIAEAGFWFDYYYWFDDRKAPDFARTVDIHRKPGYDPLELFIDPAIRFPKLKVARRLLQKKLGFRYYMDLIPLDTRLIRGSHGRLPSDEQSGPLLITNCELQLPERLPATAVKQLLLEYFRGHQHRDQANAKEISCGEPFV comes from the coding sequence ATGCGATCTGACTTGCCGCCACTGCTGCTGATCAACGTGGTGGGCCTGACACCCGGCTTGCTGGGCGAAGCCACACCGCAGATCAATGCCTTGCTCAAAAATGCGCAGATGACCAGCTTGCAGCCGGTGTTTCCGGCGGTGACTTCCACTGTCCAGGCGTCCATCCTTACCGGCCAGCCGCCGTCGAAGCATGGCGTTGTCGGCAATGGCTGGTATTTCCGCGATCAGGCCGAAGTGCGTTTCTGGCTGCAGCCCAACGATCTGATACAGGGCGAAAAGGTCTGGCACGCTCTCAAGCGTGAGCATCCGGAGTTTCGCAGCAGCCAGTTGTTCTGGTGGTTCAACATGTACGCCGACGTGGATGCCGCCATCACGCCACGCCCCCACTACCCTGCTGACGGCCGCAAAATGTTCGGTCTGTATTCGTCACCGGCGTCCCTGCACGAAGTCATCGAGCAGCAGATTGGCGAATTTCCGTTTCCTGGCTTCTGGGGGCCAGCCGCCGGCATCGCGTCCAGTCGCTGGATAGTGGATTGCGCCATGGCCGAATTCCGCATCAACCGGCCCAATCTGCAACTGGTCTATCTGCCGCACCTGGATTACAGCCTGCAACGCCACGGGCCGGATCATCCGTCGATTGCCGATGAAGTCAGGGCCATCGACCATGAAGTCGGACGCTTGCTGGCCTTCGCCGAACAGCAAGGTGCCAAGGTCATGCTGCTTTCGGAATACGGCATAGAAGCGGTTCAGCAATCGGTGTCGATCAATCGGGTACTGCGCTCGGAAGGCTTGCTGCACGTGCGACAGTCCCTGTCCTGGGAACTTCTGGATCCGGGTGCCAGTGCGGCCTTTGCCGTTACCGACCATCAGATCGCCCATATCTACGTGAAACGGGCGCAAGACATCCCCAAAGTGAAAGCCCTGTTGCAGCGCCAGCCAGGCATCGAGCAGGTGCTGGATAAAACCGAACAGCAGGCCTGGCAACTCGATCACCCTCGCAGCGGCGAGCTGGTGGCCATCGCAGAGGCCGGTTTCTGGTTCGATTACTACTACTGGTTCGATGATCGCAAGGCGCCCGACTTTGCCCGCACCGTGGATATTCATCGCAAGCCCGGTTACGACCCGCTGGAGCTGTTCATCGACCCGGCCATTCGTTTCCCGAAACTGAAAGTGGCGCGCCGCCTGCTGCAGAAAAAGCTCGGCTTTCGCTACTACATGGACTTGATCCCTCTCGATACCCGACTGATTCGCGGCAGCCATGGACGCTTGCCCAGCGACGAACAGTCAGGCCCGTTACTTATTACAAATTGCGAACTGCAGCTGCCGGAGCGTCTTCCTGCAACCGCCGTCAAGCAACTGCTTCTGGAGTACTTCCGGGGGCACCAACACCGTGATCAGGCCAATGCCAAGGAGATTTCATGCGGCGAGCCCTTTGTGTAA